AATCGGTCGTAGCGGAGCTTGCCTTGGAGGTTCTCGACGGTCGTCTCGGTATCGGAGTCAGGATCCGAGGCGGAGCGCGCGTAGTTCGCAGCCAGCGCCGCGGAAAACTGATTCTCCGCGCGGCGCAAACGATACTTGCCGGCTCCCGTCAGTGCCAGGGAGCGCGCGTTGCCAGTCGTCACTAGCGCGCCCGCCGAAAGGTTCGCTTCGGTCGTGTCCTTGTCTTCACCTTCGGCAGCCACCGGGGCTTCGAATCCAGCGGTGGCGACATCGGTGGCGCCTCCAGTGGCGGCGTCCTGCTTCATCAGCCCGGCGGGCTCGTCTTGGGCGGCAGCGGCAGACGTGATGAGAAAGAAGGCGCCGGTGAGGGATACGGAAAGGGGAGTTCGCATGGTCATCGTTGGGGTCCTTTGTCGGTCATCCGCAGGGCACTGCGGGAAAGTTTGCGTCGAGCGACTTGCAACCTGCGTGCCGCGCGACGTTCGGCGGAAAAGCCCTGATCCGGGCCGAAGGCGCAGTGGGCTGAAAGCGACGGCTAGCCGGCTGGAGCCTACATTCATAGGACGCGACACTGAAGTTTGTTGCGGACATCCGCGCAATGGCGCGTTGGCACGAGTTCTGCCTAGGATGCCGGCCGAGGACGAGAGGTGCCTCCCCAGACGGAAAGAACCATGCGGACACTGACAACTGCTTTGATGGCTTTGGTATCGGCGACGACGACGAGTGCAGCCCTTGCTCAGGAAAGCGCAAGCGGGAGCGCGTCGTTCTCATTCTCTTCGGATAGTGGCGCTTCTTCCTCGGCCGAGGGCGATGCGAGCAAGAGCGACTACATGACGAAGTATCGGCCCGAGGACGGGCTGGTCGAAGTCGGCCTGTTCGGCGGCGTGTTGTTCCCCTCCAAGACGCACAACTTCCAGGACGAGTCACGGCCCCATCAGCCCTTCAAGAGCATTGCTCCCGACATCGGTCTGCGGGTCGGCTACTACCCGCTGGCGTTCTTGGGCGCGGAACTCGAAGGCGCGGTGATGCCCACCCGCACGAAAGACGATGACGAGTCGGCAGGGCTCTGGGCAGTGCGCGGACACCTCGTTGGCCAGCTGCCGATGTACAGCATCGTCCCCTTCATCGTCGCCGGTGGTGGCCGCATGGGCGCGGGCAGCGACTCCATGGGCAGCGACGGCGACCCCCTCATCCACTTCGGCGCGGGCGTGAAGGTACCCTTGGACGACTTCATCTCCCTGCGCCTCGACGTGCGGGACAACCTCACCCAGAAGACCGGGGAGTCCGACGGCACGCAGACTCACCACCCCGAAATCCTCGGGGCCTTGACCTTCACCCTGAATCGCACGAAAGCCACGAAAAAGCCGGCGGATCAGGACCAAGATGGCTTCACCGACGACCGCGACGCGTGTCCGACGGAAGCGGGAGTCGCCCCTGACGGATGTCCTCTGCGGGACGGCGACGGCGATGGCTTCCTCGACCCGGACGACAAATGCCCGACCGAGGCAGGCGTAGCGCCCGACGGTTGCCCCGCCAAGCCCTTGGATACCGATGGCGACAGCTTCACGGACGACGTAGACAAGTGCCCCACCGTGGCAGGGATTGCACCGGATGGCTGCCCCGATCAGGACCCAGACAAGGACGGAGTCCTGGGCGACGCGGACAAGTGTCCCACAGAGCCGGAGACCGTGAATCAGTACGAGGATGAGGACGGCTGTCCTGACACGATCCCCGAGAAGGTGAAGCAGTTCACCGGCGTGATCGAAGGGATCGAGTTCGACGTAAACAAGGACACGATTCGAGCACCGTCGAAACCCACCCTGGACAAGGCGGCCGACGTGCTCAAGGAGTTCCCGAAGCTTCGAGTCTTGATCACGGGCCACACGGATTCGGACGGCACCCGCGAACACAACGTAGAGCTGTCCAAGGCGCGCGCTGAATCCGTCAAGAAGTACATGGTCAGCAAAGGCGTGGACGAGTCACGGATCGAGACCCGCGGCGCAGGTCCGGACGAACCTCGTGCGTCCAACGACACTCCCAAGGGCAAGCAGCAGAACCGCCGCATCGAGTTCAAGCTGCTGAAGTAGACGGCGCACCTGCGTCGCGATCCAGCGCCCGCCCGAGCACGACTCGGCGCGGGCGCTGCGCTTTTTGGCCCAGCGGCCGCAGAAGTTTCGCCTTTCTTCTCGCCCGCCGGTCGCTACGGCAACTGGATGACTCGTCCAAGTAGGAACTTCAAGTAGCGCCCCTCGGGATGGTGAGCCATCACTGGATGGTCGGCCGCATGGGCTGCGTCGCGGAGGATCTGGAAGCGGCGCCGAG
The nucleotide sequence above comes from Polyangiaceae bacterium. Encoded proteins:
- a CDS encoding OmpA family protein, producing MRTLTTALMALVSATTTSAALAQESASGSASFSFSSDSGASSSAEGDASKSDYMTKYRPEDGLVEVGLFGGVLFPSKTHNFQDESRPHQPFKSIAPDIGLRVGYYPLAFLGAELEGAVMPTRTKDDDESAGLWAVRGHLVGQLPMYSIVPFIVAGGGRMGAGSDSMGSDGDPLIHFGAGVKVPLDDFISLRLDVRDNLTQKTGESDGTQTHHPEILGALTFTLNRTKATKKPADQDQDGFTDDRDACPTEAGVAPDGCPLRDGDGDGFLDPDDKCPTEAGVAPDGCPAKPLDTDGDSFTDDVDKCPTVAGIAPDGCPDQDPDKDGVLGDADKCPTEPETVNQYEDEDGCPDTIPEKVKQFTGVIEGIEFDVNKDTIRAPSKPTLDKAADVLKEFPKLRVLITGHTDSDGTREHNVELSKARAESVKKYMVSKGVDESRIETRGAGPDEPRASNDTPKGKQQNRRIEFKLLK